One genomic segment of Streptomyces sp. RerS4 includes these proteins:
- the rpsT gene encoding 30S ribosomal protein S20, which produces MANIKSQIKRNKTNEKARLRNKAVKSSLKTAIRKAREAVVAGDVEKATVASRAAARALDKAVSKGVIHKNAAANKKSALASKVASLQG; this is translated from the coding sequence GTGGCGAACATCAAGTCCCAGATCAAGCGGAACAAGACGAACGAGAAGGCGCGCCTGCGCAACAAGGCCGTCAAGTCCTCGCTCAAGACCGCGATCCGCAAGGCCCGCGAGGCCGTCGTCGCCGGTGACGTCGAGAAGGCCACCGTGGCTTCTCGCGCCGCCGCGCGTGCGCTCGACAAGGCTGTCTCGAAGGGTGTCATCCACAAGAACGCCGCCGCCAACAAGAAGTCGGCGCTGGCCTCCAAGGTTGCCTCCCTCCAGGGCTGA
- the holA gene encoding DNA polymerase III subunit delta → MATRKNPTDDPLAPITLAVGQEDLLLDRAVREVVTAARAADADTDVRDLTSDQLQPGTLAELTSPSLFSERKVLIVRGAQDLGAETVKEVKAYLADPYEEISLVLLHAGGVKGKAVVDAARKAGAREIACPKMTKAADRLSFVRGEFRTLGRSATPDACQNLVDAIGSDLRELASAVTQLCADVEGTIDEAVVGRYYTGRAEASSFTVADRAVEGRAAEALEALRWSLATGVAPVLITSALAQAVRAIGKLASAPRGARPGDLARDLGMPPWKIDRVRQQMRGWSADAVSDALRAVALADAGVKGGGDDPEYALEKAVVAVARAARPPRR, encoded by the coding sequence ATGGCCACCAGGAAGAATCCCACCGACGATCCGCTCGCCCCGATCACCCTCGCGGTGGGGCAGGAGGACCTGCTCCTCGACCGTGCCGTGCGCGAGGTGGTGACGGCCGCCCGCGCGGCCGACGCCGACACCGATGTGCGCGACCTCACCTCCGACCAGCTCCAGCCCGGCACGCTGGCCGAGCTGACCAGCCCTTCGCTGTTCTCCGAGCGCAAGGTCCTCATCGTGCGCGGCGCGCAGGACCTGGGCGCGGAGACGGTCAAGGAGGTCAAGGCCTACCTCGCCGATCCGTACGAGGAGATCTCCCTGGTCCTCCTGCACGCCGGCGGGGTCAAGGGCAAGGCGGTGGTGGACGCCGCGCGCAAGGCGGGCGCCCGCGAGATCGCCTGCCCGAAGATGACGAAGGCCGCGGACCGACTGTCGTTCGTGCGGGGCGAGTTCCGGACGCTGGGGCGTTCGGCCACCCCGGACGCCTGCCAGAACCTGGTCGACGCGATCGGCAGCGACCTGCGGGAGCTGGCGAGCGCCGTGACCCAGCTGTGCGCGGACGTCGAGGGCACCATCGACGAGGCCGTCGTCGGCCGCTACTACACCGGCCGGGCCGAGGCCTCCAGCTTCACGGTCGCCGACCGGGCGGTCGAGGGGCGGGCGGCCGAGGCCCTCGAAGCCCTGCGCTGGTCCCTGGCGACGGGGGTGGCGCCCGTCCTGATCACCAGCGCCCTGGCCCAGGCGGTCCGGGCCATCGGAAAGCTGGCCTCGGCGCCGCGCGGGGCCCGTCCCGGGGACCTCGCCCGGGACCTCGGCATGCCGCCGTGGAAGATCGACCGGGTCCGGCAGCAGATGCGCGGCTGGTCGGCGGACGCCGTATCGGACGCCCTGCGCGCGGTCGCCCTGGCCGACGCGGGCGTGAAGGGCGGCGGCGACGACCCGGAGTACGCCCTGGAGAAGGCGGTCGTCGCGGTGGCCCGCGCGGCCCGCCCCCCACGCCGGTAG
- a CDS encoding YceI family protein — translation METAGGAGSQTSATLTLPPTARLLSCRVLDTVHQPVRQAKFEVTDPIGRRVVSGETDPYGGFTAALPEGEYRLSVTAEGYAPFHGATLVGDPAQPGTAEIILDAVEPPLLPAPGHWELDPTHSSIAFTARHIGFARIHGRFATFAGAVRIAERMEDSSMHVIIDAASIDTGLRLRDDHLRSADFLDAARHPTVEFYSERFIHRSGSRWAVAGALTLHGVSRSVTLDTQYLGHGTGLEGEPRAACRATAELHREDFALNWQSVLAHGVAAIGSSVEVALDVQIVHKA, via the coding sequence ATGGAGACGGCCGGGGGCGCCGGCTCGCAGACATCCGCCACTCTGACGTTGCCGCCCACGGCGCGGCTGTTGAGCTGTCGGGTGCTCGACACGGTCCATCAGCCGGTCCGCCAGGCGAAGTTCGAGGTGACCGACCCGATCGGCAGACGGGTCGTCAGCGGGGAGACCGACCCGTACGGCGGCTTCACGGCCGCCCTGCCGGAGGGGGAGTACCGGCTGTCCGTCACCGCCGAGGGCTACGCGCCGTTCCACGGGGCGACGCTCGTCGGGGACCCGGCGCAGCCCGGCACCGCCGAGATCATCCTCGACGCGGTGGAGCCGCCGCTGCTGCCGGCGCCGGGTCACTGGGAGCTCGACCCGACGCATTCGTCGATCGCCTTCACCGCCCGCCACATCGGCTTCGCCCGGATCCACGGCAGGTTCGCCACCTTCGCCGGCGCGGTGCGGATCGCGGAACGCATGGAGGACTCCTCCATGCACGTGATCATCGACGCGGCGAGCATCGACACCGGTCTGCGGCTGCGGGACGACCACCTGCGCTCCGCGGACTTCCTCGACGCGGCCCGCCACCCGACGGTGGAGTTCTACAGCGAGCGGTTCATCCACCGCAGCGGCAGCCGTTGGGCCGTCGCGGGCGCCCTCACCCTCCACGGCGTCAGCCGTTCCGTCACCCTGGACACCCAGTACCTGGGGCACGGCACGGGCCTGGAGGGCGAACCGAGGGCGGCCTGCCGTGCGACGGCCGAACTGCACCGCGAGGACTTCGCGCTGAACTGGCAGTCCGTGCTGGCGCACGGTGTCGCGGCGATCGGGTCGAGCGTGGAAGTGGCGTTGGACGTACAGATCGTCCACAAGGCCTGA